The DNA segment AACaatagttgtaataaaaacattatgcaaACGTTAAAGTAGTGTTTTTACCTACTTGAGTTCTTTTGGGAAGGTTATTTATACGCCaatgaaattaaagaaattaaattatctaaGGGATATGGTCCAAACACATTTGGACATTTTTATTGACCTGTCCGGAAAGTGAACCCATTACCTTTGCTACGGCGAGGGTATATtgtttaaccatttaaaagttaTTGGGGGTCGAAATTGTGAAAAAAGAAAAGTGTAAGAtgcaaattaaatatcttatattacaaATGATAATCAAGAACACTACCAATTACATAATGGTATTATATTTCATCATCTCAGAGAGCTATAAGTTAGAATTTTGTGTTCAGCTACAGACGATAACAACAATGAGGATAAACTTAGGCTTGAAAGTCTAGAGACTGAAGCGCAAAGTaaaataatgatacatttttCTTAGGGAACGTACAACTACAGAAAGGTCTAGCAAATAAATTCATTGAAGGAAGAACCTGTTGGTGACGTTTAATCCAACTAACCAATAGGCATTAAGCCGCGTTCCCACGGGGCGTGGCACGCTGGCGTGACTCACGCATTCGTGGAAAACGACCCGTGTGAACGATGTGTAGTGAGTTTGCCTCAGTAGCCTCCAGAAGCGTGGACAGTCCACGACCGCTCACGCTCCATATCAAACGTGTTTGATTTTGAAGCGTGAAGACGACAGTTGCCAGCCAGATTTTGACGAGTCGACACGTATTTATTTAGTGGGTTGTTTAgtagaagtgtttttttttagttgtgagcgatttatttattagtaggtAAGATGTCTGAGTCTAGAGTGGTGAAATTACAAAACAACGAAACAATTAAGTTTATTGAATTGTATGCTAGTGAGAGAGTGCTGTACGATTCGACTTGTAAAGACTACAAGGATAGGGATTCAAGATTGGCCGCAGCGAAGAGAATTAGCGAAGCAATGGGGATTAATGGATTTGGACCGAAAGAGGTTATTACCAAATTTAAGAATCTGAGAAGTTCATACTGTCAAGAGCTGAAGAAAATAGCTGACACTGAAAGATCTGGAAGTGGAACTGACGATATATATGTACCGAAGGTCATTTGGTTCGAGAACATGAATTCCTTCATCCGACCATTTGTTCAACAAAGGTCAACAAAATCGAATTTGGtaagtaaaattcaataattactcAATTTTACGTCAATAATTTGTATGCACTTCATTTAGCACGTCGTTGATAAATTTATCTACGCTAACTTTAATCAACTAGCCAAAATCAAatgcatacatttattttatgcgGTAGATTAcctaatatatatgtacataagtcacatataacaaaatatcatattttcttaccttacaaaaattcaaatatcaTACATAAGTAAGAATTATTGTAATGCATTTATcagattaaatttaattcagtttagaccttgaaaaaatattttaattataccaatttaattaacattttaattaattgaacatatttAGTGGCACTAAAATTCGTATAGACAAAAAGgttcaaaagtaattttataaaatattaggagTTGCATATTTGATCTGCAGTAATACGCCAGAATATATTAGAGTttcaactaaataatattttggaacagGTGAATGTTAACAATTCCTTtacttttcaaatgtaaacatgtattttcaGACTGTACGCCTTTCTTATATAATGCATATAGTATGTGGTTATTCAGTTGTTGTAGCATTGATAGCATTAACTAGTCTATATTGCCAGGGCACAGCTCCCTCGTTGTTGAAGTAATCACGGTACTTGTCTCGAATCTGTTGTGCTTGTCGTTGTGGATTTCTGCTGTTATTTCGCAGAAGGTCCTGCAAGCTGGCAGTTGGGGTTTCACGCCATGAGCCACGGATAACGCGATGGTTTTCATCTTCGTAGTCTATCAAACCACTGGAAATGTACGTGGGGTTTGTTTTCCGTAACCAATTGTGTAATGAACAACAGGCGAGAACTACATCATCTACCGACTCAATTTTCAATGATATTGGTTTTTCAAAAATTCTGAATTTACTAACAAGAATACCGAAAGTGTTTTCTATCACTCTTCGAGCCCTTGAAAGTCGGTAGTTGTAGATTCTCTCCTCTTGGGTCATATTACGCCGACTATAGGGTTTCatcaaatatgttttttaaaggaaatgcATCATCTCCTACAATGACAAAGTCTCTGGGCATATTTAAGCAATTCGTCTCCAAAGCTGCGTGTAACGAGCTATTTTGAAAAATGCCACCATCAGAACCTCTTCCTTTTGCACCCACGTCAAGATATAGAAAATTGTAATTGGCGTCTGCTACCGCCAGTAGTACAATGCTGAAACTGTTCTTGTAGTTGTAAAAATCCGATCCACTGTGTGAAGGGGCTCGAATAATCACATGCTTTCCATCGAGACTTCCTGCACAACCAGGGAAATTCCAGTGCTCTCTGAAGTTATATTCAACGTTCTTCCACTCATCTTCAGTATATGGTAcctgaaaaatatatatcttgtaattttctatttcagaTAATGCCAGCGAATCGAACTAGTTCACAATCAGTTGGTGATGATCAGCAGGAACACTCTATCGACATCTGCAGCGAAAATACACCAAATACAGCAAGCCATTCCAAGAGCACTGTCACTCCAGATGCTATAAATACAACAGTGCGAAGTGATAAAATGGAGGAGGCTCCAGCGACACCATATGGTAAACGGAAAACCCCACCTGAACTATCGCCATCACAGAGGAAGAAAATAGCTCAAGATCCCCAAATTAGTTACATGTGTAGTGCCATACAAAAATTGGATGAAATTTCAACTCGTGCTGCTCAAATTCCAAAAGAAGACTGCtatgattattttggaaaatatgtgGCATCTATGCTGCGGAACCTAGGACCACCAACGGCAATGAGACTGCAAGACCAAATAACTCATATAGAAAAGGCACAAGCAATGTGACCACCAACCATAATACCTGGAGCCGACCACCCTCATACCAAACCAACTATCGAATGACAACACATCCCTTGGTGGCGCAAGTGACTATTCTGTTGACTTCACATACGAATTTTCAGAAACATGGTTGTTGATgagttttttataactaaatatttagttttagtatgTAGGTTAATATaactattgtaattattaaaactcaatTAAACTTACTTTTATGAATTCTTTTCATTCTTTGATGATAGAGCCTGGCATGTTTCTGGTATAAAGTTGCTTATTGTATTTTTTGGTACACGAAAAAAATATTCCAGAACTTTTTGAAAGAGTCCCCCAGTAACTAAGTAGCGTAGCGTAACTTGCCTGTTTTATTTTAGGACTCAGAGACTTGCCCCTCAATGTTGGtgtctgattttaaaatatgtttagttctACTCGTTCCAGGAGATAATCTAACTGTTCTTACAGACATTCgtgaacaagtttttaaaatcttcatgGTGATTACCCCTTAACTCATGGTCCAAACCAAATTTTGAACCTCTGAACTTCTTTTCAGTAACCACTTCCTCACCCAAAAACGCCTTTTCTTCCGTTTTCTTATCTTTTCATGTAACTTTAATCTTTCACCTAAAATATCTACTGAAGTTCGAACACAAAACTGCACAACACTTTCAGCTAACGAGCTCGTTCATATACGCGTCCGCTTCGCAAGGAAAACTGAATCGTGAATGTGGACAGTGTGTGAACGGGCCCACGACACTTACAGCTGGTTCGCTGCCAATCCCCACTCCAGTCGTGAGCCACGACAGTGAGATTACGAAAGAGTGGCACGATTTCGTATTTTTTTGCCCGCCTTGGAACGCAGCTTTATGGCGGTGTTTGCCAAGTGTGTTTCCTAGGTTCTGATGCATAGTCCAAAAGAACAAAATCAGAAACCAGAATATGGTGGTGTTTCGTGTAATAGTCAGGTTGAAAGGTGGACAACGCCAGCATTCTTATATTATCTTGGGACTTCGGCAGAAGTTCGAGAATTAGCGCGTTTATCGTACACTGTGTCTTGACAGCTTTGGATGccatcaataaatattttgaagaaacagTCCCCCTGGTAAACGTAAACACAATAAAACGACCGAGTAGAATTGATATTAGGAGGCAAGCACATGATTTCCGGAGTATATTTTAGTGCACAACAAAAAGaggaataaatgtataattagtattcaaactatgctattttaattaaatagttatgtGAAACTACTGAGTATCTGTTTACggcgttatcagtgaaactatcaaATGTCTTATCGCTATATAACATAACGATTTTGGAACTCCAACTTTTTGTAAtagaatacataattaaaaattaaattataatattttatagtcatCTCAGACCCTCTACAATGTTCTTCAGTTACTTGATGTGCACTATCGCAAGGGATGATCTTCGTTCACCGCAAGCAGTGCGGATACATTTGGTCAAACCAAACAAAACAATGGTAATTGCAataaagattttcattaaaatatgtccAAACACTGAAAGAGCCATTCTTTCGCAGATCCAAGTTTTTTAAATAGGAGTAATAGgaaaagttaatatttatcattaaaatgtaggtttaaataattaatttttatactaatagtGATTTTAGCCAACATAGCTTAATTTTGTGATGTGATATAAAACCCTAATAGCCTCAAAACTATAACTTATgaaattttcaatcaaattttattaaaattcaaagagGATATAAAATCTCAGGCTTAAGTGAGCGCTGTCATGGCTACCATGTagttaaatactattaaaatatctcaagatttgAATTGGTTTGGTAATGCTTTAAGACTGCGCAAGGGTTAGATGGTAATCGTTAGCGTCACATGTTTCTTTGAATCTATAAAGAATCTATAGATCTTTGAATCTATTGCCAGCAAGATAAAGATACAACGGTGTAAAATACACTGGTCCCAATGTGCAGTCTAAACATAGcttaatattgattttacaaGAAACTTGAAGTGTCCCTATATTTTCGTAGTCCATGTAATATTTATCTTAGAGATTCAATACAAATGTTTTCATTGCAATCttgttgtattgtataatttGACATAagttctcaaatttaaaatagttgttttaaagcCAGTTCAAATTCATCGATGAAGCCAATTGCACCCAAACGACGAAGCCTAGATTTGTAACGTCTGCCACAACAGTATACTCATTTAATAAATGCGTTACTCATAATAGcgtcatacaaattttaaattttcctatcaGAATTTCTAACACAAATCGTGATTGTTAGTTGTTTTACACAAATAGGAGGTGTCCTGCTCTACAATAGCAGGAATTTGATTAGTataatgttttgtgttaaaatatatctttttttacttCAGCATACCACTAAACACACAGTTTGTTATAGTTTACGAAGATGATATGTAAACATACCCTATATAAACGATCCATAGATGTATTGTAGTACATTTCCTCGAATATTCTGGTATTGTAAAACTCTCAACAAGGCCTTATTAACAATGTCCGTCTGCCCATACatctgtccgtctgtgtgatCACTCTTGATAGAAACACAAGGTCCTGGACACTTGGAACACAAAGTTTCTCTTGGTTCAAAGAAAACTATTCAGTTGGGGCTTAAAAGTTAAAGGACAGTCTGCCTATC comes from the Homalodisca vitripennis isolate AUS2020 unplaced genomic scaffold, UT_GWSS_2.1 ScUCBcl_12852;HRSCAF=22788, whole genome shotgun sequence genome and includes:
- the LOC124375052 gene encoding uncharacterized protein LOC124375052, with protein sequence MSESRVVKLQNNETIKFIELYASERVLYDSTCKDYKDRDSRLAAAKRISEAMGINGFGPKEVITKFKNLRSSYCQELKKIADTERSGSGTDDIYVPKVIWFENMNSFIRPFVQQRSTKSNLIMPANRTSSQSVGDDQQEHSIDICSENTPNTASHSKSTVTPDAINTTVRSDKMEEAPATPYGKRKTPPELSPSQRKKIAQDPQISYMCSAIQKLDEISTRAAQIPKEDCYDYFGKYVASMLRNLGPPTAMRLQDQITHIEKAQAM